The genomic window GATCCGTCGCACACCTGGCTGACCATCCACGAATCGGTTGGCCATCCGCTGGAGCTGGACCGCGTGCTCGGCTACGAAGCCAACTATGCCGGCACCAGCTTCGCCACGCTGGACAAGCGCGAGGCGCATTTCCAGTACGGCAGCGACAAGGTCAACATCTTCGCCGACAAGACCCAGCCCGGTTCCTTGGGCGCGGTGGCCTACGACGACGAAGGCGTGAAGACCAAGCGCTGGCCGTTGATCAGCGATGGCAAGCTGGTGGACTACCAGACCATCCGCGACCAGGCGCACATCCTGGGCAAAACAGAGTCCGATGGCTGCTGCTATGCCGATTCGTGGTCCAGCGTGCAGTTCCAGCGCATGGCCAACGTCTCGCTGGCCGCCGGCAAGACCCCGCTGTCGGTGGCCGACATGATCAAGAATGTCGAGAACGGCATCTACATCATCGGTGACGGTTCGTTCTCCATCGACCAGCAGCGCTACAACGCGCAGTTCGGTGGCCAGCTGTTCTACGAAATCAAGAACGGCCAGATCACCCGCATGCTCGAGGACGTGGCCTACCAGATCCGCACGCCGGAATTCTGGAACGCCTGCAGCGCCATCGCCGACGAACGCGACTACCGCCTGGGCGGTTCGTTCTTCGACGGCAAGGGCCAGCCTGGCCAGGTCTCGGCCGTATCGCACGGCTCGTCCACCGCCCGTTTCGACGGCATCAACGTCATCAATACCGCGCGCAGCCTCGGCTGATCGTCAAGGAGCTTCTGAACCATGAGCATCTTCACCGAACAGGAAGCCAAGGCCATCCTGGACAAGGTCATCGCGCTGTCCAAGGCCGATGAATGCACCGCCACGCTGGCCGGCTCGGTCGACGGCAACATCCGTTTCGCACTGAACAACGTCTCCACCAGCGGCATTGTCAGCAATGCCGAACTGGCCGTGCAGGTAGCCTTCGGCAAGCGCGTCGGCACCGCCTCGATCAACGAATTCGACGACGCCTCGCTGGAACGTGTGGTGCGTCGTGCTGAAGACCTGGCCAAGCTGGCGCCGGAAAATCCGGAATTCATGCCGGCCATCGGCAAGCAACAATACCGTTCGAGCCCGACCTTCAGCGAATCGACCGCGGCCATCACCCCGGAGTTCCGCGCCCAGGTAGCGGCTGACTCGATCACTCCCTGCCGTGGCCACGGACTGATCGCCGCCGGCTTCCTGGAAGACGGCAATGGTTTCGTCGCCATCGCCAACAGCAATGGCAACTTCGGTTACCAGAAGACCACCAACTTCAATTACACCTGCACCGTGCGCACCGAAGACGGTCGCGGCTCGGGCTGGGTGGGCCGCAACCTCGCCAACGCTGCCGACTTCAAGGCCGACCAGGACATCGAGATCGCCAAGCGCAAGGCCACCGAATCGGCCGAAGCCAAGGCACTGGAGCCGGGCAAATACACGGTGATCCTGGAACCAGCAGCCGCCGCTGGCCTGATCAGCTTCATGATGAATTTCTTCAGCGCACGCTCGGCCGATGAAGGCCGCAGCTTCCTGTCCAAGAAAGGCGGCGGCAACAAGCTGGGCGAGCAGGTCTACGACAGCAAGGTGAATCTGTTCGCCGATCCGTGGCATCCGGACGCAGCGGTGCTGCCGTGGGACGGCGAAGGCATGCCGCGCGAGCGCATCGCCATCATCGAGGACGGCAAGGTCGCCAACCTGGATTACTCGCGCTACTGGGCGCAGAAGCAGGGCAAGACGGCCAAGGCCAGCGCCGGCAACCTGCTGATGAGCGGCGGTACCAAGTCGATCGCCGAGCTGGTGCGTGGCACCGACAAAGGCATCCTGGTCACCCGCACCTGGTACATCCGCATGGTCGACCCGCAGACCGTGCTGCTGACCGGCCTGACCCGCGACGGCACCTTCTACATCGAGAACGGCCAGATCAAGCACCCGGTGAAGAACTTCCGCTTCAACGAATCGCCGGTGATCATGCTCAACAACATCGACGAGCTGGGCAAGCCGGTGCGTGTTGCCGGTGATGAGTCGAGCTTCGTGATGATGATCCCGCCGATGAAGCTGCGTGACTTTACGTTTACGTCGTTGTCGGATGCTGTTTGATTGAAACTTCTTGGAGTTCGAGTTGTGGCTTGAGCCGTAGCTTCCGGGTTCGGCTTTAGCTTCTGGCTTTAGCTTCTGGCTTTTGCTTGCAGCTTCTGATTTGGCTGTTGCTTCATCCCTTCTCCCGCCTGCGGGAGAAGGTGCCCCGAAGGGGCGGATGAGGGGAGCTCTTGCTCTACGTGCGTTAAGAGCGCCCTCACCCCAACCCCTCTCCCGTAAACGGGAGAGGGGCTTTCAGCTTCCTGAGATTTTGGCCTTTGTCCTCACCCCGTCTAACGCGAGCGCAATTCCTTCACCTGCTGCTGGGCGGCGCGGTGACGGCCGCCTTGCCCGGCGTGGCACGCGCACAGGCCAGCCGCTACGACTTCTGGTTCACCCGCCTGCGCTATGACTCCGGTGACTGGGATGTGGATGCGCGCATGCCGTCCAACCTGATCACCTCGCTGGTCGACTACACCACCCTGCGCGTGGACCCCAACGAACATGTGATCGCGCTGTCCGACCCGAAGATGCTGCGCGCACCGTTCTGCTACCTGGCCGGCCACAAACTGGTCGAGTTCAACCCGGAAGAGCGCCGCAACTTTGAACGCTACGTGCGCAACGGCGGCTTCGTCTTCGTCGATGACTGCAACCACGATATCGACGGCCTGTTCGCCACCTCCTTCGAAGCACAGATGCGCAGCATCTTCGGCGCCACCGCATTGAAGAAGCTGCCCAACAACCACGCCGTCTACAACAGCTTCTTCAAGTTCCCCGAAGGCCCGCCCGCCACCGGCTTCGAGCTCAATGGCTGGGGCGACGACCTGGTCCATGATTACCTCAAGGGCATCGAAATCGATGGCCGGCTGGGCGTGCTCTACAGCAACAAGGACTACGGTTGCGAATGGGACTACGACTGGCGCAACAAACGCTTCCTGGCCGAAGACAACACCAAGTTCGGCGTGAACATCGTGATGTACGCACTGACGCATTGACCCCACAGGTGACCGCATGACTGCCCCCGATCCCAGCCACGATGTCGATTCACTGCTGCCGCGCCTGGCCGAGCTGCGCAGCGCGCTTGCGCAGGCCGTGGTGGGCCAGCATGACGTCGTCGAACAACTGCTGATCGGCCTGCTGGCCGGCGGCCACTGCCTGCTCGAAGGCGCGCCCGGACTGGGCAAGACCCTGCTGGTGCGCTCGCTCGGGCAGGCGCTGGAACTGCAGTTCCGCCGCGTGCAGTTCACCCCTGACCTGATGCCCAGCGACATCCTCGGCACCGAGCTGCTGGAAGAAGACCATGGCACCGGCAAGCGCGCGTTCCGCTTCCAGCAGGGCCCGATCTTCACCAACCTGCTGCTGGCCGACGAACTCAACCGCACGCCGCCCAAGACCCAGGCCGCCCTGCTCGAGGCCATGCAGGAACGCACGGTCAGCTACGCCGGCACCACCTACGCCCTGCCCTCGCCGTTCTTCGTGCTGGCCACGCAGAACCCGATCGAGCAGGCCGGCACCTACCCGTTGCCCGAAGCGCAGCTGGACCGTTTCCTGCTGCATGTACGCGTGGACTACCCCAGCGAAGCCGAGGAGCGCGACATCCTGGCGCAGACCACCGGCAGCCACAGCGGCGTGGTGCCCAAAGTGATGAACGCCGAAGCGGTGAAGGCACTGCAGGCAGCAGTGCGCGACGTGCACATCAGCCCCGACCTGCTGAGCTGGATCACCCGCCTGGTCCGCGCCAGCCGCCCCGGCGACGGCGCACCGGCGGAAGTGAACAACTGGATCAAATGGGGCGCCGGCCCGCGTGCCGGTCAATCATTGGTGCTGGCCGCCAAGGCCCGCGCCCTGCTGCAGGGCCGCTTTGCCGCTACCCGCGAGGATGTGCAGGCGCTGGCCGCACCGGTGATGCGCCATCGCCTGCTGCTGTCCTTCGCCGCCGAGGCCGAGCACAAGAGCGCCGATGACGTGATCGCCGCGCTGCTGCGTGCGGTGCCGTTCCCGGCCTGATACGACCACTGAAGCATGGCCGCCCCCACGCCACCGCTGATCCCCGCCGATGTGCGCAGCCGCCTGCGCAGCCTGCGGCTGTGGCCGCAGCGGGCCAGCGGCAGCCGTGGCATCGGCGCGCACGCCAGCCGCAGCCGCGGCGCCGGGCTGGAGTTCGCCCAATACCGCGCCTATGAACCCGGCGACGAACTGCGCCAGATCGACTGGAAACTCTACGCACGCTCGGACCGCTTCTTCGTACGCGAATCCGAACGCGAAAGCCCGATCACCGTCTGGCTGCTGCTCGATTGCAGCGCCTCGATGGGCCAGGCCGACCAGGCACGCCCGCACTGGCAACGGCTGGACGCCGCCAAGGCATTGGTCGCCTGCGTTGCCGAGCTGGCCATGCAGCAAGGCGACGCCTTCGGCCTGATCGCGCTGCGCGATGATGGCGTGCAACTGCTGCCCGCCGGCAATGGCCTGCGCCAGCGCGATCGCCTGCATCTGCAGCTGCACGCCCTGCGTGCGCACGGGCAATGGCCGCCACAACAACGTCTGTCGCCGCTGTGGGAACGCATTGCCAGCAACGACCTGGTGGTGATGATCGGCGACGGCTTCGACGAAGCCGGCATTGAACTTGCCGAGCGTCTGGCCAAGGCTGGGCGCGATGTGGTGCACCTGCAGTTGTTGACGGTGGAAGAACGCGATTTCCCGTTCCGCGATGGCCATCGCTTCCGCGACCCTGAAACCGGCGACGAACTGCTCAGCGACGGCGCCAGTGTGCGCAGCACCTATCTGTCGCGGTTCGGCGAAGCGCAGCGCGTTCTGGATGCACGCCTGCAGGCGGCCGGCATCCGCCACGACACCGCCTATCTGGACGAGGCCATCGATGCGCCGCTGCAGCGCCTGTTCGGGCGCCGCGCCGGGAGTGGTGCATGAGCCTGCTGTGGTTGTTCCCGGCCGGCTTCATCGCGCTTACGGCACTGCTGCTGCCGCTGCTGATCCATCTCGCCCGCCGCAGCGAACAACGCATCATCGATTTCGCCGCGCTGCGCTGGCTCTCGGCCAGGCCACGGCCGCGTCGGCGTATCCGTTTCGACGAATGGCCGCTGCTGCTGCTGCGGCTGCTGCTGCTTGCCTTGTTGGCGCTGCTGCTGGCCCGGCCGGCACTCACCGGCGTGGCCGACATGCAACCCCGTGTCGCGGTGCTGCCTGGCATCGATCTGGCCGTTGCCCGACGTGCCGTAGCAGATGCAGATGCGAAATGGCTGTGGCTGGCACCGGGCTTCCCGCCCATCGCCAAGAGCGCAGCACCGCCAGCTGCACAGCCCGTCTCCAGCCTGCTGCGCGCGTTGGACGCCAGCCTGCCGGCCGGTACCGCGCTGACCGTCGTGGTGCCATCGGTACTCGATGGTCTGGATGCCCAGCGCCCGCGGCTGTCGCGTGCATTGCATTGGCAGGTGGTGGAGCAGCCAGCATCGACCGGTAAACCAGTGACCATTGCGCCGCCTGCGATGCAGGTTCGCCACGACGAGGCCGGCAAGCAAGGCCTGCGTTACCTCAATGCCGTCGCCAGCGCATGGAATGGGCCCAGGCCTCAAGCCGCAAACGACAGCAGCGCTTTCAGCGATGACGACAAACTGCATGTGTGGCTGTTGGCCAAGCCGCTGCCTGCCGATACAGCTACCTGGTTGCAACATGGCGGCCGCCTGCTGGTGGACGCACGCACGCCTGTGCCCGCCGATGCGCAGCGCACACCGCTGTGGCGCGATGACAGCGGCGTGCTGATCATCGAGCAGGTCAGCACGCCTCGCGGCCGGTGGTTGCGTTGGGCGGCGCCGCTGCAACCTGCAAGCCTGCCGATCCTGCTTGATGCCGACTTCCCGCGCGGTCTGCGCGCCGTGCTGCAGGCCGCACCGACGCCACGTCGCGCCCTGGCCGCAACGGTGCAGCCGGAAACCGGCGCCGCCGCGTATCCGCAGCCCGCGAAGGAGCTGTCGCATTGGTTGCTGCTGGCAATTGCCTTGCTGTTCCTGCTTGAACGCTGGTTTGCCAGCGCGCCCCGCCGCAGGAGCCCGCAATGAACGCGCGCGCCTTGCTGCAGGCGGCACGCCGCCGCACGCTGCTGATATGGCTGTGCGCCAGCCTGCCGCTGGCCCTGGCCACCGGCCTGTTGGCGGCGCGCGTGCTGGGCTTCGATGCCGGCTATATCGTCTGCACGCTCGCACTGTTGATGGCGGTCGGCGCTGCTGTCTGGCGCGCGCGGCGCCTGGATGTGCGCTGGTTGATCGCCCGGTTGAACGAGCACCCGCGCTTCGAGGACAGCGCCGATCTGCTGTTTGCCGCAGCCAGCACACTCAATCCTTTGCAGCAGCGGCAGCGGCAGCACATCGAACAGCGCCTGCAGCGCGATCCAGCTGACCTTCGCCCACGCTGGCCCTGGCGGCGCGTGCTGCTGTGCTGGCTGATTGCGGCGCTGGTGGTGGCCGCTACGCTGCTATGGCCGCGCAGTGCAGGCAATGCAGCGGTTGCCGTGGATGCAGAGCCGGTTGCCAGCAGTGCAGGCAACGGCGTGCCGGCACTGCGTGGCAGCTGGCTGCAGATAACGCCGCCGGCTTACAGCGGCCAAGCCGCAAGCTCGGGCGACAAGCTGGATGCGCGTGCGCTGCAAGGCAGCCGCCTGCAATGGCGCCTGCAGTTTGCGCCGCAACCGCAGCAGGCTTGGCTGCAGTTCCACGATGGCCGTCGCGTGGTCTTGCAACGTGATGACGACGACTGGCGCGGTACTGAAGTGCTGCAGCGTGCAGGCCTGTATCGGATCCACACACTGCCAGCCATGGCCGATGCCGGCCGCGCCTATCGTCTTGACGTGATCGTTGATCGTCCGCCGCAGGTGAAAGTGATCGAGCCGGCGCAGACGCTCAACCAGGCCGCACCGCGTCAACGCAGCTGGCAGCTGCGCTTCGAGGCGACCGACGATTTCGGCGTCAACAGCGCAGCGACGCTGGACATCACCACGGCAAAAGGCAGCGGCGAGAACATCAGCTTCCAGCAGCGCCAGCTCAGCCTGAACGGCAGCGGCCCGGCTACGGCGCGGCGCTTCGCCTATAGCGCAGACCTGGCCGCATTGGGTCTGGAGCCGGGCGATGAAGTGGTCGCACGCCTAAGCGTGCGCGACAACCGCAACCCGCAGCCGCAGGAAGCGCGCAGCGCCAGCCTGATCCTGCGCCTGCCCAGCGAACAACAGGTGCAGGCCAGCGATCTGGAAGGCGCGATCAAGAAAGTGATGCCGGCCTATTTCCGCAGCCAGCGGCAGATCATCATCGATGCAGAAGCGCTGCTCAAGCAGCGCGGCAGCCTGGACGCGGACACCTTCATCAAACGCTCCGACGCCATCGGCGTGGACCAGCGCATCCTGCGCCTGCGCTACGGCCAGTTCCTGGGCGAGGAAGCAGAAGGTGGCGCGAAGGCTCCGCCCACCGGCGATCTGCCCACCAGCGATGCACCCACGGCCGACAGCCATGCCGATCACGCCAACGATGACGGCCACGATCACGGCGGCAGAACCGCAACCGCACCGGTATTCGGCAGTGCCACCGATGTGCTGTCCGAGTACGGCCACACCCACGACCACGCCGAAGCCGCCACCCTGCTGGACCCGCAGACGCGCGCCATCCTCAAGGCCGCGCTGGATCAGATGTGGCAATCCGAAGGCCATCTGCGCCAGGGTCATCCCGATCAGGCACTGCCGTATGCCTACAAGGCGCTGGCCTTCATCAAGCAGGTGCAGCAGGCCGAGCGCATCTATCTGGCGCGCGTCGGCAGTGAATTACCGCCCATCGACATGGCCCGGCGCATGACCGGCAAGCGCGAAGGTCTGGGCAATCGTGCGGTGCAGCTCAGTGCGCGACCGGCCGCTGATGCGGTCGCCGCCAACGCATGGCAGGCCTTGGCGGACCGCGACGCCGCCGTCGATCTGGACGCGCTGTCGCGCTGGCTGGATGCCCATCCCAATGCCGTGCCCGATCCACTGGATGTTGTCGCCGCGATCGACGCACTGCGCCAGCAACCCGAATGCCAGCCGTGCCGGCACGCACTGCGCGCGCAGCTGTGGCCTGCACTGCGGCGCGCTGAAGGCCCGCCCGCGCGCCGCAACGGTGCCGATGCCAGTGGCCGTCGCTACCTTGAAGCGCTGTCGGCACCGCAGGAGTCCGCACGATGATGGTTTGGCTCCCCCTGACGCTGATCATGCTGGCCGTGGTTGTGGCCAGCCTGCGCTTCGCGCTGCCACCGCGCCCACCTGCGGTTCGACTGGCAACCCTGCTGTTGCTGCAGCTGGCTGCCGGCATCCTGCTGTACTTCACCCTGCAACCGCCCTCGCGCCCAGGCCACGCCGGCACGCTGGTGGTGGCGACGTCCGGCGCCAGCGCGACGGATTTGGCTGCGGTCCCGGCCGCAGCGTATGTACGCCTGCCTGAAGCGCCCGTCTTGGCGGCTGCGACAGCGGTGCCGGATCTGGCCAGCGCGCTGCGCCAGCGTCCAGGTACGCGCGAGCTGGTGGTCGTTGGCCAAGGTCTGCCGGCGCGCGACCGCGACACTGCCTTGCCACCATTGCGCTTCCTGCCCAACGCCGCACCGCTCGGCCTGGTGGAACTGCAGGCGCCGCCCCTGCTTGCACCCGGCGCTGCGTTCAGCGTCCACAGCCGTGTGCAGGGCATGCCGGGGGCGCGCGTGGAGCTGCTCGATCCTGCCGGTCATCGCGTGGATATCGTCGCGCCCGATGCCAGCGGACGCGTCACCCTGCATGCCAGTGCCCGTGAGCCTGGCGATGTCGGCTTCGTGCTGCGCGTGCTGGACGCGGGCGGCAAGGTCCTGGATCAACTGCCGGTGCCGGTGCGTACGCGTGCAAGCAGCGCCCCGACGATACGCGTGCTGGCCGGCGCGCCCGGCCCGGAGCTGAAGTATCTGCAGCGCTGGGGCAGCGACATCGGCGCGCGGCTGCAGACCAGCATGCTGATCGGCGGCGGACTGCAGCTGGGCGATGCACCGGCCGCGCTCGATGCAGCCAGCCTGGCGCGGCTGGACCTGCTGCTGCTCGATGAGCGGCGGCTCGCCTCACTATCCTCCGCGCAACGCGCGGCCATCACCGACGCGCTGCGCGCCGGGCTCGGTGTGCTGGTGCGCACCGGCAGCGCATTGGACGGCAATGCGCGACGCACATTGCGCGACTGGGGCCTGGATGCACACGGCGGCGATCAGGCCAGCACGGTGACACTGCGCACACTGACCGATGCCGAACAGAACAAGACGCCGCTCGTGGTTGAACGCTTCAACCTGGAATTCGGCAGTACGGAGGTGGTGCCTTTATTGCACGCCGCAGATGGCACGGCGATAGGCGGCTGGCGTGCGCTGGGCTTGGGCCGGATTGGCGTGCTGCCGATCACCGACAGCTATGCGCTGGTACTGGCGGGCCATGCCGATGCACACGCCGAACTGTGGAATGCCGCACTGGCAAGCGTGGCGCGGCCCCTTCCGGGCGCCTCCACGTCGCCATCGCCGGCATGGGCATGGAGCGGCGAGCGCCTAAGCCTGTGTGGTATGGCCGCGCCCGTGCAGATGATTGCCGATGACGGCAGCCGCACCGCGCTGCTGCCAGATCCTTCGGCTGACAACTGCGTTGCCGCGTGGCCGCAGAAGGCCGGCTGGCTACGTATTGAAGCGGGCGATCAGCACGACAGCATCCTGCTGCTGGATCCTGCCAAGGCAGTTGCACTGCATGCACAGCAGCTGCGTGATGCGACGTTTGCACTGCGAGGAAGTGCAGCATCTTCAACGCCGCTGCCAGTTCCGGGCCCACGCTGGCCTTGGCTGCTGGGCTTCGTACTGGTTGCGGCCCTGCTTTGGTGGTTGGAGCGCAGGCGGCCGGCTGGATTGGCAACGCAGGGCTGAAATCGCTTCGACAGTGCGTGGCGTTCCTGCAGCAACGGCATCAACGTCACTCTTCCGCATGGCGGCCATCTCTGCACGCTAGTGAGGCGGGCAGATCGTGAGCTCGCCTTGCATGCGAGCTCACGATCACCCTTCACGTACTCGCATAGTGGACAGGAGGATTGGGCAGAGCTACCTTCAAGATGCCGGTTCCCGCCCAGGCTGCATGCAGGCAAATCCGCAACTCCTTGAACCCCATCACTGATTCACCTCCGCCTTCACCCATGCGCCACCGCGCTGCGGTAGAACCACAGGCGCAGGGGGTTCCATGCTTGGGGGTCCTACCGATGATGCACCGTCATACCGCCGTGCTGCTGTCTGCCGTCATCACCAGTGCCGTAGCCGTTCCCGCTTTTGCTCAAACCACCATCAAGCCACCTGTCGCCGACAACGAACAGGTGCTGGATATGCAACTGAAGATGGAAGAAGCACGCATGCTGCCCTTGCGGGCAATGTATGTGCGCTACTTCCAGCAAGCCTATCGTCGCTATCCCGGCATTCCGCGCGGCACGCTGGAAGCGTTGGCCTTTGTGCAAAGCCGCTGGTCACCGTTGCAACCGGACGCGCTTGACCAGGACGATGCACACTTGCGCATGCCGCCTTCCTGGGGCGTGATGGGCCTGTATGCCGGCGGTGGTTTTGAAGACCAGGTAGGCGAAGCCGCCAAGCTGTTGGGGGTGTCTACTGCTGCAGTGCGCACCGATGCAGCCACCAACATCCTCGCCGCCGCCGCTTTGTTGGACGCGCAGATCCGCCAGGACCATCCCAATGCGGGCAAGGCCGGTGCACCGGCGCCGGAAGCCATCCGCCCAGCGCTGATGCGCTATGCAGGCTATGCGCCGGCCAGTGCCACGGTCGGCGCGAGAAGCGCGGTTGATGACTATGCGCGCACCAGCTTTGCCTACGACGTGCTG from Stenotrophomonas nitritireducens includes these protein-coding regions:
- a CDS encoding TldD/PmbA family protein; the encoded protein is MSIFTEQEAKAILDKVIALSKADECTATLAGSVDGNIRFALNNVSTSGIVSNAELAVQVAFGKRVGTASINEFDDASLERVVRRAEDLAKLAPENPEFMPAIGKQQYRSSPTFSESTAAITPEFRAQVAADSITPCRGHGLIAAGFLEDGNGFVAIANSNGNFGYQKTTNFNYTCTVRTEDGRGSGWVGRNLANAADFKADQDIEIAKRKATESAEAKALEPGKYTVILEPAAAAGLISFMMNFFSARSADEGRSFLSKKGGGNKLGEQVYDSKVNLFADPWHPDAAVLPWDGEGMPRERIAIIEDGKVANLDYSRYWAQKQGKTAKASAGNLLMSGGTKSIAELVRGTDKGILVTRTWYIRMVDPQTVLLTGLTRDGTFYIENGQIKHPVKNFRFNESPVIMLNNIDELGKPVRVAGDESSFVMMIPPMKLRDFTFTSLSDAV
- a CDS encoding BatA domain-containing protein, translated to MSLLWLFPAGFIALTALLLPLLIHLARRSEQRIIDFAALRWLSARPRPRRRIRFDEWPLLLLRLLLLALLALLLARPALTGVADMQPRVAVLPGIDLAVARRAVADADAKWLWLAPGFPPIAKSAAPPAAQPVSSLLRALDASLPAGTALTVVVPSVLDGLDAQRPRLSRALHWQVVEQPASTGKPVTIAPPAMQVRHDEAGKQGLRYLNAVASAWNGPRPQAANDSSAFSDDDKLHVWLLAKPLPADTATWLQHGGRLLVDARTPVPADAQRTPLWRDDSGVLIIEQVSTPRGRWLRWAAPLQPASLPILLDADFPRGLRAVLQAAPTPRRALAATVQPETGAAAYPQPAKELSHWLLLAIALLFLLERWFASAPRRRSPQ
- a CDS encoding DUF4159 domain-containing protein, whose product is MRFWPLSSPRLTRAQFLHLLLGGAVTAALPGVARAQASRYDFWFTRLRYDSGDWDVDARMPSNLITSLVDYTTLRVDPNEHVIALSDPKMLRAPFCYLAGHKLVEFNPEERRNFERYVRNGGFVFVDDCNHDIDGLFATSFEAQMRSIFGATALKKLPNNHAVYNSFFKFPEGPPATGFELNGWGDDLVHDYLKGIEIDGRLGVLYSNKDYGCEWDYDWRNKRFLAEDNTKFGVNIVMYALTH
- a CDS encoding DUF58 domain-containing protein translates to MAAPTPPLIPADVRSRLRSLRLWPQRASGSRGIGAHASRSRGAGLEFAQYRAYEPGDELRQIDWKLYARSDRFFVRESERESPITVWLLLDCSASMGQADQARPHWQRLDAAKALVACVAELAMQQGDAFGLIALRDDGVQLLPAGNGLRQRDRLHLQLHALRAHGQWPPQQRLSPLWERIASNDLVVMIGDGFDEAGIELAERLAKAGRDVVHLQLLTVEERDFPFRDGHRFRDPETGDELLSDGASVRSTYLSRFGEAQRVLDARLQAAGIRHDTAYLDEAIDAPLQRLFGRRAGSGA
- a CDS encoding AAA family ATPase; its protein translation is MTAPDPSHDVDSLLPRLAELRSALAQAVVGQHDVVEQLLIGLLAGGHCLLEGAPGLGKTLLVRSLGQALELQFRRVQFTPDLMPSDILGTELLEEDHGTGKRAFRFQQGPIFTNLLLADELNRTPPKTQAALLEAMQERTVSYAGTTYALPSPFFVLATQNPIEQAGTYPLPEAQLDRFLLHVRVDYPSEAEERDILAQTTGSHSGVVPKVMNAEAVKALQAAVRDVHISPDLLSWITRLVRASRPGDGAPAEVNNWIKWGAGPRAGQSLVLAAKARALLQGRFAATREDVQALAAPVMRHRLLLSFAAEAEHKSADDVIAALLRAVPFPA